From the genome of Triticum aestivum cultivar Chinese Spring chromosome 3B, IWGSC CS RefSeq v2.1, whole genome shotgun sequence, one region includes:
- the LOC123065375 gene encoding zinc finger Ran-binding domain-containing protein 2: MEKVMMSRKPGDWSCRSCQYLNFCKRDACQRCGEAKLGAERPDYAAMGGSWEVKPGDWYCGCCGVNNYANRASCFKCSAAKTDSAAVAHNWGFNAAGQAGWKAGDWICPRLDCNVQNYANRTECFRCNAPKSYYG, encoded by the exons ATGGAGAAGGTGATGATGAGCAGGAAGCCGGGCGACTGGAGTTGCAGGTCGTGCCAGTACCTCAACTTCTGCAAACGGGACGCTTGCCAGCGATGCGGCGAGGCTAAGCTGGGCGCCGAGCGGCCGGACTACGCGGCCATGGGCGGCAGCTGGGAAGTCAAGCCCGGCGATTGGTACTGCGGCTGCTGCGGCGTCAACAACTACGCCAATCGCGCCAGCTGCTTCAAGTGCAGCGCCGCAAAGACAGACTCCGCTGCCGTGGCGCACAACTGGGGGTTCAACGCCGCCGGCCAGGCCGGCTGGAAGGCCGGCGACTGGATCTGCCCCAG ACTGGATTGTAACGTGCAAAACTACGCCAACAGAACCGAGTGCTTCCGCTGCAATGCGCCCAAATCATACTATG GTTAA